In Candidatus Poribacteria bacterium, the sequence CACCGAGTCCTTTGAGTTCACAAAGCGGCACAATCTCCTGTTCTATATCCCGAACAACGAGACTGTATTGCGGTTGATAGCACGCAAAGCGGACCCAATTGTTTACATCGCTGAGCCATAACGCTTCGGATAACCGCCACGCTTGGTAGTTACTACATGCTGTATAACGCACCTTCCCTTGCTGAACGAGATCATCTAAGGCGCGGAGCATCTCCTCTAATGGGGTTTGCGAATCAACGTGGTGTATATAATAGATGTCCACATAATCCATCTGGAGGCGTTTGAGGCTGTCGTCAATCGCCTGCATGATATGTGCACGGGACATCCCGGAATCGTTGGGACCGGTGCCCATGGGATTAAAAAACTTCGTCGCGACGACGGCATCGCGTCGCCTATCCTTGAGTGCTTTGCCAAGGAGGACTTCGGATTCACCTTCGGCATAAGAGTTCGCCGTGTCAAAAAAGTTGACACCGGCATCCAGGGCGAGGTCTACCATACGGTTTGTTTCCGCCTCGTCGGCTCC encodes:
- a CDS encoding aldo/keto reductase; amino-acid sequence: MEYRRLGKSGIKVSEICLGTMTFGHGADEAETNRMVDLALDAGVNFFDTANSYAEGESEVLLGKALKDRRRDAVVATKFFNPMGTGPNDSGMSRAHIMQAIDDSLKRLQMDYVDIYYIHHVDSQTPLEEMLRALDDLVQQGKVRYTACSNYQAWRLSEALWLSDVNNWVRFACYQPQYSLVVRDIEQEIVPLCELKGLGVVVWSPLAGGFLSGKYKPGERTQGGTRSAEGWAYPERYFAENADETLQVLLDVSDELGRSPAQVALRWVLDQRAMTSVIVGARHTGHLRDNLGAAGWKLEADALQKLNAVSHLPDRYPEAMEKNMHERRDSAVDMPRL